From a single Streptomyces liliifuscus genomic region:
- the ngcE gene encoding N-acetylglucosamine/diacetylchitobiose ABC transporter substrate-binding protein produces MGSTSAHNNPEGVGRRDLIKRTAALGLISVPTMSFLSACASGDSGSEEKVDKGKKTKENPLAVNETAPLEIVIFDGGFGTKYAEDAKAIYEKNFPKAKVKFSSTQKIQSVLQPRFNQGTPPDLIDNSGAEQMDMGVLVGKKQLSDLTPLLDAPSVDDPAKKVRDTLRPGIVEMGQFDGDPVWIMYYAYTVYGVWYSQKALESLDATYPETWDDMLAVCAKAKKKGIAGWTYAGKHPYYIPFSLYPMIAKVGGVEVLDAIDNLEPNAWKHPAVKTCFEAYYELYKKGYILKGTPGLDHIQSQTAWTEGKALFIPNGSWVENEAAKTMPKDFNLAVNAPSGIDSSDKMPFGTIWASGGEPFIVPAKAKNTDGGMEQLRIMLSEASSKNFTASVKSLTAFNGGTDGIELTPGLKSGVAALEKAGTNVVNPRIQDWYVALQKEKIGVGGLGEMMAGRLTPVEAIKKIQGYADEAAKDDNIQHYKHQ; encoded by the coding sequence ATGGGATCCACTTCCGCCCACAACAACCCAGAGGGTGTCGGCCGCCGCGATCTGATCAAGCGGACCGCTGCGCTCGGCCTGATTTCCGTACCCACGATGAGTTTCCTGTCGGCCTGTGCCAGCGGCGACAGCGGCAGCGAGGAAAAGGTCGACAAGGGCAAGAAGACCAAGGAGAACCCCCTCGCCGTCAATGAGACCGCGCCGCTGGAGATCGTCATCTTCGACGGCGGTTTCGGCACGAAGTACGCCGAGGACGCCAAGGCGATCTACGAGAAGAATTTCCCCAAGGCCAAGGTCAAGTTCTCGTCGACCCAGAAGATCCAGTCGGTCCTGCAGCCGCGCTTCAACCAGGGAACTCCGCCGGACCTGATCGACAACTCGGGTGCCGAGCAGATGGACATGGGCGTCCTCGTGGGCAAGAAGCAGCTCTCGGACCTCACCCCGCTGCTGGACGCGCCGTCCGTCGACGACCCGGCCAAGAAGGTCCGGGACACTCTGCGCCCCGGCATCGTCGAGATGGGCCAGTTCGACGGCGACCCGGTCTGGATCATGTACTACGCGTACACCGTCTACGGCGTGTGGTACTCCCAGAAGGCGCTGGAGTCCCTCGACGCCACGTACCCGGAGACCTGGGACGACATGCTCGCGGTCTGTGCCAAGGCGAAGAAGAAGGGCATCGCGGGCTGGACGTACGCGGGCAAGCACCCGTACTACATCCCCTTCTCCCTCTACCCGATGATCGCCAAGGTCGGCGGTGTCGAGGTGCTCGACGCCATCGACAACCTGGAGCCGAACGCCTGGAAGCACCCCGCGGTCAAGACCTGCTTCGAGGCGTACTACGAGCTCTACAAGAAGGGCTACATCCTCAAGGGCACCCCGGGCCTGGACCACATCCAGTCCCAGACGGCCTGGACCGAGGGCAAGGCACTCTTCATCCCGAACGGCTCCTGGGTGGAGAACGAGGCGGCGAAGACCATGCCGAAGGACTTCAACCTCGCGGTGAACGCGCCCAGCGGCATCGACAGCTCGGACAAGATGCCCTTCGGCACCATCTGGGCGTCCGGCGGCGAGCCCTTCATCGTTCCCGCCAAGGCCAAGAACACGGACGGCGGCATGGAGCAGCTGCGCATCATGCTCAGCGAGGCCTCGTCGAAGAACTTCACGGCGTCCGTCAAGTCGCTGACCGCGTTCAACGGCGGCACCGACGGCATCGAGCTGACGCCGGGTCTGAAGTCAGGTGTCGCGGCCCTGGAGAAGGCCGGCACCAACGTGGTCAACCCGCGCATCCAGGACTGGTACGTGGCCTTGCAGAAGGAGAAGATCGGTGTCGGCGGCCTCGGCGAGATGATGGCGGGGCGGCTCACCCCGGTAGAAGCCATCAAGAAGATCCAGGGCTATGCCGACGAGGCGGCCAAGGACGACAACATCCAGCACTACAAGCACCAGTGA
- a CDS encoding lytic polysaccharide monooxygenase auxiliary activity family 9 protein, which yields MILTTSPPTPRPPRRLPLPARGRAFLLILLALVVTIPALGLVVSAGGEAKAHGTPMKPGSRTFLCWQDGLTDTGEIKPINPACKKAQQVSGTTPFYNWFSVLRSDGAGRTRGFVPDGELCSGGNTNFTGFNSPSADWPLTHLTSGATVDFSYNAWAAHPGWFYVYISKDGFDPTKSLTWNDMEAQPFLSVDHPPLNGSPGTVEANYSWSGRLPSGKSGRHLIYMVWQRSDSAETFYSCSDVVFDGGNGEVTGIHDPGDPTEPPPGACSATRRTTGSWSGGYQSEVTVTNTGAVPMLGWMVDWALPGGQSVASLWSGNATYSGQNVMVHNADWNGSLDPGESASFGYVVQGAGGDPATALACRPG from the coding sequence ATGATCCTGACAACATCCCCACCCACCCCCCGCCCCCCACGGCGATTACCGCTCCCCGCCCGTGGCAGAGCCTTCCTCCTCATCCTGCTGGCCCTGGTCGTCACGATCCCGGCGCTCGGTCTGGTCGTCTCGGCCGGCGGCGAGGCGAAGGCCCACGGCACCCCCATGAAGCCCGGCAGCCGCACCTTCCTGTGCTGGCAGGACGGGCTCACCGACACCGGTGAGATCAAGCCGATCAACCCGGCCTGCAAGAAGGCACAGCAGGTCAGCGGCACGACCCCGTTCTACAACTGGTTCTCGGTGCTGCGCTCCGACGGCGCGGGCCGCACCCGTGGCTTCGTGCCCGACGGCGAGCTGTGCAGCGGTGGCAACACCAACTTCACGGGCTTCAACTCCCCGAGCGCCGACTGGCCGTTGACCCATCTGACCTCGGGCGCGACCGTCGACTTCTCCTACAACGCCTGGGCCGCGCACCCGGGTTGGTTCTACGTCTACATCTCCAAGGACGGCTTCGACCCGACCAAGTCGCTCACCTGGAACGACATGGAGGCACAGCCGTTCCTGAGCGTCGACCACCCGCCGCTCAACGGCTCCCCGGGCACGGTCGAGGCGAACTACTCCTGGTCCGGCAGGCTTCCCTCGGGCAAGTCGGGCCGCCATCTCATCTACATGGTCTGGCAGCGCTCGGACAGCGCGGAGACCTTCTACTCCTGCTCCGACGTCGTCTTCGACGGCGGCAACGGAGAGGTGACGGGCATCCACGACCCGGGCGACCCGACCGAGCCCCCGCCCGGCGCCTGCTCCGCCACCCGCCGTACGACGGGCAGTTGGTCCGGCGGCTACCAGTCCGAGGTCACCGTCACCAACACCGGTGCGGTGCCGATGCTCGGCTGGATGGTCGACTGGGCACTGCCGGGCGGCCAGTCCGTCGCCAGTCTCTGGAGCGGCAACGCCACGTACAGCGGTCAGAACGTGATGGTCCACAACGCCGACTGGAACGGGTCGCTCGATCCGGGCGAGAGTGCCTCGTTCGGGTACGTCGTCCAGGGGGCCGGGGGTGATCCGGCGACCGCCCTCGCCTGTCGGCCGGGCTGA
- a CDS encoding DUF11 domain-containing protein yields the protein MRARGTVPRPAAVCLTLVMLLGGLAGCGDGVGAAKKSWIAVPDQFYLRPPGDRSGPTNKVPFQVQAEDVKARSSVGTQDHRLTVDVTGSEHAVRLKISDIRKKNPRCAGTDTRVVCRVSGAYNSWSDIDRVYPYAAPGSKPGDSGTVRFSFTTEKGKKLSARTRVVVGEPVVKVRTTKVFEDVGPGSVLSTPVVVRNTGEVPVRGVGLQLAVGTGLRFENRYGNCRYPEPQKGSLAVCEFPGVRIQPGQAVVLRPALALNVAETEMYSSFRQQAWALDMGPAKNSVVPEGGDRGDGPRLTTGAAKGADLKGTFAGGDVWSEVRVDTYADFEVFAVEVSGGRGSEHTVRLKVRNNGPANPGSTTLLFTPPESATVVKQPMEAIDEDVYEPYCDLDKGTYSCSVGSGLEAGKTRTFEFTLRLGGPAEGSVRVTDAPDSDRRDPDPANDTAPVTVLP from the coding sequence ATGCGCGCGCGAGGGACAGTGCCGCGGCCCGCGGCGGTCTGCCTGACATTGGTGATGCTGCTGGGCGGACTCGCCGGATGCGGCGACGGCGTCGGCGCCGCGAAGAAGTCCTGGATCGCGGTGCCGGACCAGTTCTATCTCCGGCCGCCCGGGGACAGGTCCGGTCCGACGAACAAGGTGCCCTTCCAAGTCCAGGCCGAGGACGTGAAGGCCAGGAGCAGCGTCGGAACGCAGGACCACCGGCTCACGGTGGACGTCACCGGGTCCGAGCACGCGGTACGGCTCAAGATCTCGGACATCCGCAAGAAGAACCCCAGGTGCGCGGGGACCGACACCCGGGTCGTCTGCCGGGTGAGCGGCGCCTACAACAGCTGGTCCGACATCGACCGGGTCTATCCGTACGCCGCCCCGGGCAGCAAGCCCGGCGACAGCGGAACGGTCCGTTTCAGCTTCACCACCGAGAAGGGGAAGAAGCTCAGCGCCCGCACCCGGGTCGTCGTCGGCGAGCCCGTGGTGAAGGTGCGCACGACGAAGGTGTTCGAGGACGTCGGGCCCGGCTCCGTCCTCAGCACGCCGGTCGTGGTCCGCAACACCGGGGAGGTGCCCGTGCGCGGGGTCGGCCTGCAACTCGCCGTCGGCACGGGCCTGCGCTTCGAGAACCGGTACGGCAACTGCCGTTACCCGGAGCCGCAGAAGGGCTCCCTCGCGGTGTGCGAGTTCCCCGGCGTGCGCATCCAGCCCGGGCAGGCGGTCGTCCTCCGCCCGGCCCTGGCACTGAACGTCGCCGAAACGGAGATGTACTCCTCGTTCCGCCAGCAGGCGTGGGCCCTGGACATGGGCCCCGCGAAGAACAGCGTGGTGCCCGAGGGCGGCGACCGCGGCGACGGCCCCCGGCTGACGACCGGCGCCGCGAAGGGCGCCGACCTGAAGGGGACGTTCGCCGGCGGCGACGTATGGAGCGAGGTGCGGGTGGACACGTACGCCGACTTCGAGGTCTTCGCCGTCGAGGTGAGTGGCGGGCGCGGCAGCGAGCACACCGTGCGCCTGAAGGTCCGCAACAACGGGCCCGCCAACCCCGGCAGCACCACACTGCTGTTCACCCCGCCGGAGAGCGCCACCGTGGTGAAGCAGCCCATGGAAGCCATCGACGAGGACGTGTACGAGCCCTACTGCGACCTCGACAAGGGCACGTACTCCTGCTCCGTGGGGAGCGGGCTCGAAGCGGGGAAGACACGCACCTTCGAGTTCACGCTCCGTCTCGGCGGACCGGCCGAGGGCAGCGTGCGGGTGACGGACGCCCCCGATTCCGACCGCCGGGACCCCGACCCCGCCAACGACACGGCACCGGTTACCGTCCTGCCGTAA
- a CDS encoding GH92 family glycosyl hydrolase, with product MRFRPSSVLPAVALAAAMAVGSGATPALAAPSQVPALVQDPTPYVDPLIGTRNGGNVFPGAVVPFGMLSWSPENTRGDATRTAAPGGYQYDATRIRGFSLTHMSGTGCAGGSGDIPFFPYAGEVTSSPASDTKDAVYASDFAHADETAEPGHYKVGLSSGVTADLTATARTGSGRFTYPADKPASLLIRTANSEVGSTTSDVRIDPEARTVSGSVTSGNFCGYLDPEGQRDYYTLHFTARFDRDFKATGTWQDGKLSPGATEASGGTGGFGTNGRPVAGKGAGGYVEFEPGAGPVNVKVGISYVSRAGAEANLAAENPPRRSFDDVQDAARKAWRDRLSAVKVGGGTDDGRTTFYTALYHSLLHPNVISDSDRRYRGADGKVHRVGAGHRAQYGTYSGWDVYRSQVQLLTLLDPRTGSDIAQSLLELARQNGGVWDRWLHGASGTHVMNGDPAPATLAGIRAFGGRDFDLRGALDSLVKAATVPTDLDLSPAGKPIMSVGQRPSLDKYLAKHYMPSVSNAWGGAAETLEMSGADFALAQLATAAGEKKTAETFTRRSQWWQNNFNIAADPTGGHIANRKADGSWVTGFTPATGNGFVEGTAAQYTWMVQHNPAGLFAAMGGQDKAVERLDSFFHNADGSWAFTGSGGDKSELDNEPSINVPYLYAYAGAPHKTQETVRAAMGKLWSTEPAGIPGNDDLGAMSSWYVFSALGMYPQVPSRAELVLGSPVFPRAHISRPNGNDIDIRAAGASADSPYVQSLKVNGRTSDRPWLPASFVRDGGTLDYTLAGTPNRAWGSGAEDAPPSFRDGEQPYQIGVGPTTATVAPGGSTKLGIRALALSGGDGPEVRFRVETPEGVRATPAEGTVTDGAQEITLAADENAEQGFYDVKVSVTSGDSDTSYDQPVALTVAAPGSLLAAYNNTGTTDDEGDHAEGDYDGGGWSYSRQALAAAGLTPGGQGSVKGLAYTWPNSPAGRPDNASATGQTIELPSSAAELSFLGSAVNGNQQTRATVTYDDGTTDSIDLSFTDWTVGGGGGAVQYGNEVVARAAYRNVAGADKDPVATYVFATKPFEAPEGRTIKSVKLPDNADLHVFTVAVN from the coding sequence ATGCGTTTCCGTCCGTCATCCGTGCTTCCCGCCGTTGCTCTTGCCGCCGCCATGGCCGTCGGCAGCGGAGCCACCCCGGCCCTGGCCGCACCCTCACAGGTACCGGCGCTCGTCCAGGACCCCACCCCGTACGTCGACCCCCTCATCGGCACGAGGAACGGCGGCAATGTCTTCCCGGGCGCCGTCGTGCCGTTCGGCATGCTCTCCTGGAGCCCCGAGAACACCCGCGGCGACGCGACCCGCACGGCCGCGCCCGGCGGCTACCAGTACGACGCGACCCGTATCCGCGGCTTCAGCCTCACCCACATGTCCGGCACGGGCTGTGCGGGCGGCAGCGGTGACATCCCGTTCTTCCCGTACGCGGGCGAGGTCACCTCCTCCCCGGCGAGCGACACCAAGGACGCGGTGTACGCCTCGGACTTCGCGCACGCCGACGAGACCGCCGAACCCGGCCACTACAAGGTCGGCCTCTCCTCCGGCGTCACCGCGGACCTCACGGCGACCGCCCGCACGGGCTCGGGCCGCTTCACCTACCCCGCCGACAAACCGGCCTCGCTGCTGATCCGGACCGCCAACTCCGAGGTGGGCTCGACGACTTCGGACGTCCGCATCGACCCCGAGGCCCGTACGGTCTCCGGTTCCGTCACGTCCGGCAACTTCTGCGGCTACCTCGACCCGGAGGGCCAACGCGACTACTACACCCTCCACTTCACCGCCCGCTTCGACCGCGACTTCAAGGCCACCGGTACCTGGCAGGACGGCAAGCTGAGCCCCGGCGCCACCGAGGCGAGCGGCGGCACCGGCGGATTCGGCACGAACGGCAGGCCGGTCGCGGGCAAGGGAGCCGGCGGATACGTGGAGTTCGAGCCCGGCGCAGGACCGGTGAACGTCAAGGTCGGCATCTCGTACGTCAGCAGGGCAGGCGCCGAGGCCAACCTCGCCGCCGAGAACCCGCCCCGCCGCTCCTTCGACGACGTTCAGGACGCTGCGCGAAAGGCCTGGCGCGACCGTCTCTCCGCGGTGAAGGTCGGCGGCGGTACCGACGACGGGCGCACCACGTTCTACACCGCGCTCTACCACTCCCTCCTGCACCCGAACGTCATCAGCGACTCCGACAGGAGATACAGAGGCGCCGACGGCAAGGTGCACCGGGTGGGCGCGGGACATCGGGCCCAGTACGGCACCTACTCCGGCTGGGACGTCTACCGTTCCCAGGTCCAGCTGCTCACCCTGCTCGACCCGCGCACCGGCTCCGACATCGCGCAGTCGCTGCTCGAACTGGCCCGCCAGAACGGCGGCGTCTGGGACCGCTGGCTGCACGGCGCGAGCGGCACCCACGTCATGAACGGCGACCCGGCACCGGCGACCCTGGCGGGCATCAGGGCCTTCGGCGGACGGGACTTCGACCTGCGCGGCGCGCTCGACTCGCTGGTGAAGGCCGCCACCGTCCCGACCGACCTCGATCTGAGCCCGGCGGGCAAGCCCATCATGTCCGTCGGCCAACGCCCGTCCCTCGACAAGTACTTGGCGAAGCACTACATGCCGTCCGTGTCCAACGCCTGGGGCGGCGCCGCCGAGACCCTGGAGATGTCGGGCGCCGACTTCGCCCTCGCCCAACTCGCCACCGCCGCAGGGGAGAAGAAGACCGCCGAGACCTTCACCCGGCGTTCCCAGTGGTGGCAGAACAACTTCAACATCGCGGCCGACCCCACCGGCGGCCACATCGCCAACCGCAAGGCCGACGGCAGCTGGGTCACCGGCTTCACCCCGGCCACCGGCAACGGATTCGTCGAGGGCACGGCGGCCCAGTACACCTGGATGGTCCAGCACAACCCGGCGGGCCTCTTCGCCGCGATGGGCGGGCAGGACAAGGCGGTCGAGCGCCTGGACTCCTTCTTCCACAACGCCGACGGCAGCTGGGCCTTCACCGGCAGCGGCGGCGACAAGTCCGAACTGGACAACGAGCCGTCCATCAACGTGCCCTACCTGTACGCGTACGCGGGCGCACCCCACAAGACCCAGGAGACCGTACGGGCCGCGATGGGCAAGCTGTGGTCCACCGAGCCCGCCGGGATCCCCGGAAACGACGACCTCGGCGCGATGTCGTCCTGGTACGTCTTCTCCGCGCTCGGCATGTACCCCCAGGTGCCTTCGCGGGCCGAACTCGTCCTGGGATCACCGGTGTTCCCGAGGGCCCACATCTCCCGCCCGAACGGCAACGACATCGACATCCGGGCAGCCGGCGCGTCTGCGGACTCGCCGTACGTCCAGTCTCTGAAGGTCAACGGGCGCACCAGCGACCGGCCTTGGCTGCCCGCCTCCTTCGTGCGCGACGGCGGCACGCTCGACTACACCCTCGCCGGCACCCCGAACCGCGCCTGGGGGAGCGGCGCAGAGGACGCCCCGCCGTCGTTCCGCGACGGGGAGCAGCCCTACCAGATCGGTGTCGGCCCGACCACGGCGACGGTCGCCCCCGGCGGCAGCACGAAGCTCGGCATCCGCGCGCTCGCACTGAGCGGCGGTGACGGCCCCGAGGTGCGCTTCCGCGTCGAGACCCCCGAAGGCGTCCGGGCGACTCCCGCCGAGGGCACGGTCACGGACGGGGCCCAGGAGATCACGCTGGCCGCCGACGAGAACGCCGAGCAGGGCTTCTACGACGTCAAGGTCAGCGTCACTTCCGGCGACAGCGACACCTCGTACGACCAGCCTGTCGCCCTCACCGTCGCGGCACCAGGCTCCCTCCTCGCCGCGTACAACAACACCGGGACCACGGACGACGAGGGTGACCACGCCGAGGGCGACTACGACGGTGGCGGCTGGAGCTACTCCCGTCAGGCCCTCGCCGCCGCCGGTCTCACCCCGGGCGGGCAGGGTTCGGTGAAGGGTCTCGCCTACACCTGGCCGAACTCCCCGGCGGGCCGCCCGGACAACGCGTCGGCGACCGGGCAGACCATCGAACTCCCCTCATCAGCAGCCGAGTTGAGCTTCCTGGGCAGTGCGGTCAACGGCAACCAGCAGACCCGGGCGACCGTCACGTACGACGACGGCACCACCGACTCGATCGACCTCTCCTTCACCGACTGGACTGTCGGCGGCGGAGGCGGCGCCGTCCAGTACGGCAACGAGGTCGTCGCCCGGGCCGCGTACCGGAACGTCGCGGGCGCCGACAAGGACCCGGTCGCCACGTACGTCTTCGCCACGAAGCCGTTCGAGGCGCCGGAGGGCAGGACGATCAAGAGCGTGAAACTGCCGGACAACGCCGACCTGCATGTGTTCACCGTCGCGGTGAACTGA
- a CDS encoding GH92 family glycosyl hydrolase: MHHRSRQGSPHRSRIRARHGWGSTAVLGATAFALVVASQGAAVARPAEAAAADREFGSSFEAGEPAPDWLNTVDTAPDGSKRSSGVDGGFSTGIPGNVTEHVTDVAASGENSGSGEVKENLVDVEPGTKWLTFAPTGWVEFELDAPVKLVTYALTSANDHDERDPVDWTFQGSTDGKDWKTLDTRTGESFGERFQTKSYDLAEPAEYQHFRLDITKNNGASDATQLADVQFSTGGGAEPTPKDMLSLVDRGPSGSPTAKSGAGFTGKKALRYAGTHKADGRAYSYNKVFDVNVAVGRDTELAYRVFPSMADGDRDYDATNVSVDLAFTDGTHLSDLRAQDQHGFPLTPQGQGASKVLYVNQWNNVVSRIGSVAAGKTVDRILVAYDSPKGPAKFRGWLDDVNLSVKKPEKPKAHLSDYASTTRGTNSSGGFSRGNNFPATAVPHGFNFWTPVTNAGSLSWLYDYARANNADNLPTIQAFSASHEPSPWMGDRQTFQVMPSAAAGTPETGRTARALPFKHENETARPYYYGVRFENGLKTEMAPTDHAAAMRFTYPGDDASVVFDNVTDQAGLTLDKENGTFTGYSDVKSGLSTGATRLFVYGVFDAEVADGSSSGVKGYLKFKAGEDRTVTLRLATSLISIDQAKDNLRQEIPDGTSFDAVKSRAQKQWDKILGKVEVEGATPDQLTTLYSSLYRLYLYPNSGFEKVGGKYQYASPFSPMPGPDTPTHTGAKIVDGKVYVNNGFWDTYRTTWPAYSLLTPGQAGEMVDGFVQQYKDGGWTSRWSSPGYADLMTGTSSDVAFADAYVKGVDFDAKSAYDAAVKNATVVPPSSGVGRKGMATSPFLGYTSTDTHEGLSWALEGYLNDYGISKMGQALYKKTGEKRYKEEAEYFLNRAQDYINLFDSKAGFFQGRDQKGDWRVESSKYDPRVWGYDYTETNGWGYAFTAPQDSRGLANLYGGRSGLAEKLDTYFATPETASPEFVGSYGGVIHEMTEARDVRMGMYGHSNQVAHHVNYMYNAASQPWKTQKNVREVLSRLYTGSEIGQGYHGDEDNGEQSAWFLFSALGFYPLVMGSGEYAVGSPLFTKATVHLENGRELVVKAPKNSAKNVYVQGLKVNGKAWTKTSLPHSIISRGGVLEFDMGSKPSSWGTGKNAAPVSITEDDKVPSPRSDVIKGEGELFDNTSATNATVESVDLPTADRAKAVQYTLTSAERSKAPQGWVLQGSSDGTTWKDLDKRSGQSFTWDRQTRAFSVSAPGSYTKYRLVLDGEATLAEVELLS, translated from the coding sequence ATGCACCACAGATCTCGGCAAGGATCTCCGCACAGATCTCGGATCAGGGCACGGCACGGATGGGGTTCCACGGCGGTCCTCGGAGCGACCGCCTTCGCGCTGGTGGTGGCCTCGCAGGGCGCCGCCGTCGCCCGTCCGGCCGAAGCCGCCGCCGCGGACAGGGAATTCGGTTCCTCCTTCGAGGCGGGTGAACCCGCACCCGACTGGCTGAATACAGTCGACACCGCGCCCGATGGTTCCAAGCGTTCGTCGGGTGTCGACGGCGGCTTCAGCACCGGCATTCCCGGCAATGTGACCGAGCACGTCACGGATGTCGCCGCGAGCGGCGAGAACTCGGGCTCGGGCGAGGTGAAGGAGAACCTCGTCGACGTCGAGCCCGGCACCAAATGGCTCACCTTCGCACCCACCGGCTGGGTGGAGTTCGAGCTGGACGCCCCGGTCAAGCTGGTGACGTACGCGCTCACCTCGGCCAACGACCACGACGAGCGCGACCCGGTCGACTGGACGTTCCAGGGGTCCACGGACGGCAAGGACTGGAAGACCCTCGACACCCGCACCGGCGAGTCCTTCGGCGAGCGCTTCCAGACGAAGTCGTACGACCTCGCCGAGCCCGCGGAGTACCAGCACTTCCGGCTCGACATCACCAAGAACAACGGTGCTTCGGACGCCACGCAACTCGCCGACGTGCAGTTCTCGACGGGCGGCGGCGCGGAGCCGACGCCCAAGGACATGCTCTCGCTGGTGGACCGCGGCCCGAGCGGCTCCCCGACCGCGAAGTCCGGCGCGGGCTTCACGGGCAAGAAGGCCCTCCGGTACGCGGGCACGCACAAGGCGGACGGCCGCGCCTACTCGTACAACAAGGTCTTCGACGTGAACGTGGCCGTGGGCCGCGACACCGAGTTGGCGTACCGGGTCTTCCCGTCGATGGCGGACGGCGACCGGGACTACGACGCCACGAACGTCTCGGTGGACCTGGCGTTCACGGACGGCACCCATCTGAGCGATCTGCGGGCCCAGGACCAGCACGGCTTCCCGCTGACTCCGCAGGGTCAGGGCGCGTCGAAGGTGCTGTACGTCAACCAGTGGAACAACGTCGTCTCGCGGATCGGCTCGGTCGCCGCCGGCAAGACGGTCGACCGGATCCTGGTCGCGTACGACTCCCCGAAGGGGCCCGCGAAGTTCCGCGGCTGGCTGGACGACGTGAACCTGAGCGTGAAGAAGCCCGAGAAGCCGAAGGCGCATCTCTCGGACTACGCGTCCACCACGCGCGGCACCAACTCCAGCGGCGGCTTCTCGCGCGGCAACAACTTCCCGGCGACGGCCGTGCCGCACGGCTTCAACTTCTGGACGCCGGTGACGAACGCGGGTTCGCTCAGCTGGCTCTACGACTACGCCCGCGCGAACAACGCGGACAATCTGCCGACCATACAGGCGTTCAGCGCGAGTCATGAGCCGAGCCCCTGGATGGGTGACCGGCAGACCTTCCAGGTGATGCCGTCGGCCGCGGCCGGCACCCCGGAGACGGGCCGCACCGCCCGCGCGCTGCCGTTCAAGCACGAGAACGAGACGGCACGCCCGTACTACTACGGGGTGCGGTTCGAGAACGGGCTGAAGACGGAGATGGCGCCGACGGACCACGCGGCGGCCATGCGCTTCACCTACCCCGGCGACGACGCGAGCGTCGTCTTCGACAACGTCACCGACCAGGCGGGCCTCACCCTCGACAAGGAGAACGGGACCTTCACGGGCTACTCGGACGTGAAGTCGGGCTTGTCGACGGGCGCGACCCGCCTCTTCGTGTACGGCGTGTTCGACGCGGAGGTCGCCGACGGCAGCTCCTCCGGTGTGAAGGGCTATCTGAAGTTCAAGGCGGGCGAGGACCGCACGGTCACGCTCCGCCTGGCCACGTCCCTGATCAGCATCGACCAGGCCAAGGACAACCTCCGTCAGGAGATCCCGGACGGCACGTCCTTCGACGCGGTCAAGTCGCGCGCCCAGAAGCAGTGGGACAAGATCCTCGGCAAGGTCGAGGTCGAGGGCGCGACCCCGGACCAGCTGACGACCCTGTACTCCAGCCTCTACCGGCTGTACCTGTACCCCAACTCCGGCTTCGAGAAGGTCGGTGGGAAGTACCAGTACGCCTCGCCGTTCTCGCCGATGCCCGGCCCGGACACCCCGACGCACACCGGCGCGAAGATCGTCGACGGCAAGGTGTACGTCAACAACGGCTTCTGGGACACCTATCGGACGACCTGGCCGGCCTACTCTCTGCTGACACCCGGTCAGGCCGGTGAGATGGTCGACGGGTTCGTGCAGCAGTACAAGGACGGCGGCTGGACCTCGCGCTGGTCCTCGCCCGGCTACGCGGACCTGATGACCGGCACCTCGTCGGACGTGGCGTTCGCGGACGCCTACGTCAAGGGGGTCGACTTCGACGCAAAGTCGGCGTACGACGCGGCGGTCAAGAACGCCACCGTCGTACCGCCCTCCTCGGGCGTGGGCCGCAAGGGCATGGCGACCTCGCCGTTCCTCGGCTACACGAGCACCGACACGCACGAGGGTCTGTCGTGGGCACTTGAGGGCTACCTCAACGACTACGGCATCTCGAAGATGGGCCAGGCCCTCTACAAGAAGACGGGCGAGAAGCGCTACAAGGAGGAGGCGGAGTACTTCCTCAACCGCGCCCAGGACTACATCAACCTCTTCGACTCCAAGGCCGGCTTCTTCCAGGGCCGCGACCAGAAGGGCGACTGGCGGGTCGAGTCGTCCAAGTACGACCCGAGGGTGTGGGGCTACGACTACACCGAGACCAACGGCTGGGGCTACGCCTTCACCGCGCCCCAGGACTCCCGCGGCCTCGCCAACCTGTACGGCGGCCGCTCCGGGCTCGCGGAGAAGCTCGACACGTACTTCGCGACCCCCGAGACCGCCTCTCCCGAGTTCGTCGGCTCGTACGGGGGCGTCATCCACGAGATGACCGAGGCGCGTGACGTACGGATGGGCATGTACGGGCACTCCAACCAGGTCGCCCACCACGTGAACTACATGTACAACGCGGCGAGTCAGCCCTGGAAGACGCAGAAGAACGTCCGCGAGGTGCTGTCCCGGCTCTACACCGGCAGTGAGATCGGGCAGGGCTACCACGGCGACGAGGACAACGGCGAGCAGTCGGCCTGGTTCCTCTTCTCCGCGCTCGGCTTCTACCCGCTGGTCATGGGCAGCGGCGAATACGCCGTCGGCTCACCGCTGTTCACCAAGGCGACCGTGCACCTGGAGAACGGCCGGGAGCTGGTCGTGAAGGCTCCGAAGAACAGCGCGAAGAACGTCTACGTGCAGGGCCTGAAGGTCAACGGCAAGGCCTGGACGAAGACTTCGCTCCCCCACTCGATCATCTCCCGTGGTGGCGTGCTGGAGTTCGACATGGGGTCGAAGCCGTCCTCGTGGGGCACCGGGAAGAACGCGGCGCCCGTCTCGATCACCGAGGACGACAAGGTGCCGTCGCCCCGGAGCGATGTCATCAAGGGCGAGGGCGAGTTGTTCGACAACACCTCGGCGACGAACGCGACCGTCGAGTCGGTGGATCTGCCGACCGCCGACCGGGCCAAGGCCGTTCAGTACACGCTGACGTCGGCCGAGCGCTCCAAGGCTCCACAGGGCTGGGTCCTCCAGGGCTCGTCCGACGGGACCACGTGGAAGGATCTCGACAAGCGGTCCGGTCAGTCCTTCACCTGGGACCGGCAGACACGGGCGTTCTCGGTCTCGGCGCCCGGGTCGTACACCAAGTACCGCCTGGTCCTCGACGGTGAGGCGACGCTGGCGGAGGTGGAACTGCTGAGCTGA